One segment of Proteus appendicitidis DNA contains the following:
- a CDS encoding histidine phosphatase family protein gives MRLILLRHGETLWNMESRLQGHANSCLSPKGINQAMAIKESIRLLSPARIITSDLGRTVQTAEIVGHPEAVKEPLLRELNMGEWTGQRKPELIRHHADKYKNWRAGTYTPPKGENWFDFCDRIGEALQGWVHKEDSDLLAVVHSGVIRAACKVFLNLSPEFLLPATPGTITIFNFDLNSDKAPKLEAYNIGSYMPDKNVAD, from the coding sequence ATGAGACTAATTTTATTAAGACACGGTGAAACCTTATGGAATATGGAATCACGCTTACAAGGACATGCTAATTCTTGTTTATCACCAAAAGGCATTAATCAAGCAATGGCGATAAAAGAGAGTATTAGATTGTTATCACCCGCTAGGATTATTACGTCAGATTTAGGGCGAACAGTACAAACCGCAGAAATCGTCGGTCACCCCGAAGCTGTTAAAGAGCCGTTATTGCGCGAGTTAAATATGGGGGAATGGACAGGACAGCGAAAACCAGAACTCATAAGACACCATGCGGATAAATACAAAAATTGGCGAGCAGGAACTTATACGCCACCTAAAGGTGAAAATTGGTTTGATTTTTGTGATCGTATTGGTGAGGCATTACAAGGGTGGGTACATAAAGAAGACAGTGATTTATTAGCGGTTGTGCATAGTGGTGTTATTCGTGCCGCCTGCAAAGTGTTTTTAAATCTGTCTCCTGAGTTTTTATTACCCGCGACACCGGGCACAATAACGATATTTAATTTTGATCTTAATTCTGATAAAGCGCCAAAATTAGAAGCCTATAATATTGGCTCTTATATGCCAGATAAGAATGTCGCTGACTAA
- a CDS encoding SLC13 family permease: MEKTAKRDDIAKPAPSSPKQNGKKITLKTIGIPLALLVLLVLFFMPTPDGLSIEGQKAIAIFCAALILWVCGSLPIYLTSMLVIVLLPITGTVAKEKVVFGTLGYDVIWLMVSAFVLTSAMIKSNIARRFALWMITKFGQTPKKALFVLILINFSLVFFVPSTTARATLMVPICMILLEIHKAIPGKSNYGKLMMLQGVQADALATSGVMTGTAANIIAVGFINSQAGGSIGYMDWLIASFPLAIVGMTISFFIGLKLFSFKGEVDFEGSLEKLKKERSQLGALTKNEKKAMYIFLMAVFLWATESYHQDMFGFKISVYMTAVIAAILCLMPRIGLLTWNEANIKWDLMIFAAGAYAAGNTLESTQGAQWLIGKMVYGLGLENMSTTMVYIVVVFICMYSHLIFTSKTVKTTILIPAIIALAKTLGMDPVTLALAASFTLTYTITLPPHSKVNTIYFSSGYFSVLDQMKYGLITCFVGASVISIAIFTWFQILGYGL, encoded by the coding sequence ATGGAAAAGACTGCGAAGCGAGATGATATCGCTAAACCAGCGCCATCATCACCAAAACAAAACGGTAAGAAGATAACCTTAAAAACAATAGGAATACCTTTAGCTTTATTGGTATTACTCGTTTTATTTTTTATGCCAACACCAGATGGATTAAGTATTGAAGGGCAAAAAGCCATTGCTATTTTTTGTGCGGCGTTAATTTTATGGGTGTGTGGATCTTTACCCATTTATTTAACCTCAATGCTCGTTATTGTTTTACTTCCAATAACGGGAACTGTCGCAAAAGAGAAAGTGGTTTTCGGTACATTAGGTTATGACGTTATTTGGCTGATGGTTTCAGCATTTGTTTTAACGTCCGCCATGATCAAATCGAATATTGCCAGACGCTTTGCTCTATGGATGATCACCAAATTTGGGCAAACACCCAAAAAAGCGTTATTTGTCCTGATATTAATTAACTTCAGCTTAGTTTTCTTTGTTCCTTCAACGACTGCTCGTGCGACATTAATGGTGCCTATTTGTATGATCTTATTAGAGATACATAAGGCCATTCCTGGAAAAAGTAATTACGGGAAACTAATGATGTTGCAAGGCGTGCAAGCTGATGCTTTGGCAACATCCGGTGTAATGACGGGAACTGCAGCTAATATTATTGCCGTTGGATTTATCAATTCACAAGCCGGTGGTTCTATTGGTTATATGGATTGGTTAATTGCCTCTTTCCCATTAGCTATTGTTGGTATGACTATCTCCTTTTTTATTGGATTAAAATTATTCTCTTTTAAAGGGGAAGTGGATTTTGAAGGTTCGCTAGAGAAATTAAAAAAAGAACGTTCTCAACTTGGTGCATTAACTAAGAATGAGAAAAAAGCCATGTATATTTTTTTAATGGCAGTGTTCTTATGGGCAACCGAAAGTTATCACCAAGATATGTTTGGTTTCAAAATTAGCGTTTATATGACCGCTGTTATTGCTGCCATTCTTTGCCTGATGCCTCGTATTGGCTTATTAACGTGGAATGAAGCCAATATCAAATGGGATCTTATGATATTTGCAGCGGGCGCTTATGCGGCAGGTAATACTTTAGAATCCACACAAGGTGCGCAATGGTTAATTGGTAAAATGGTTTATGGGCTCGGACTCGAAAATATGAGTACGACGATGGTTTATATTGTGGTTGTTTTTATCTGTATGTATAGCCATTTAATTTTTACGAGTAAAACCGTGAAAACGACCATACTCATTCCAGCCATTATTGCACTTGCCAAAACATTAGGCATGGACCCAGTAACATTAGCATTAGCCGCGTCATTTACACTCACATATACCATTACATTACCGCCACATTCAAAAGTAAATACTATCTATTTTTCAAGTGGTTACTTTAGTGTGTTAGATCAAATGAAATATGGATTAATTACCTGTTTTGTTGGTGCATCGGTAATTTCTATTGCGATATTCACTTGGTTCCAAATTCTTGGATATGGTCTTTAA
- a CDS encoding LysR family transcriptional regulator, producing the protein MNLSQLDAFLLLANGFNVTETAERLFCTQPSVSIRIKKLEEELQTVLFERINNRLYLTPQGKVYQQYATQIINLVKSSSEHMRQFDDPSKGEIKFGASHFVGVYLLPQIMAQFRALYPDVKLSMDISSSTQLIHKLDTQELEFLIMSDHIYLDPTEYHLDTFLIDPLVLICSPEHWLAKKKHCRFSDIASEVFLIKPEHSATRDFLLDRIQENNKELKNVMEINSLEGIKQGVIHGLGISILSRLSIMQELKSGLLCEVAFDDIQFSRGIRYFHHKEKYISPATKNFLSVLQSQAQILTKDINK; encoded by the coding sequence ATGAATTTAAGCCAACTTGATGCTTTTTTACTACTTGCCAACGGTTTTAATGTTACTGAAACCGCAGAACGCCTATTCTGTACTCAACCCAGTGTGAGTATTAGGATTAAGAAACTAGAAGAAGAATTGCAAACGGTATTGTTTGAAAGGATCAATAATCGGCTTTATTTAACACCTCAGGGTAAGGTTTATCAGCAGTACGCAACCCAAATTATTAATTTAGTAAAATCCTCTTCTGAGCATATGCGACAATTTGATGATCCCTCTAAAGGTGAAATTAAGTTTGGTGCTAGCCATTTTGTTGGCGTTTACCTATTACCTCAAATTATGGCGCAGTTTAGAGCGCTGTATCCCGATGTGAAATTAAGCATGGATATTTCAAGCTCCACACAACTTATCCATAAACTTGATACCCAAGAATTAGAGTTTTTGATCATGTCAGATCATATCTATTTAGATCCGACGGAATATCATCTTGATACCTTTCTTATCGATCCCTTAGTGCTTATTTGTTCACCTGAACATTGGCTGGCAAAAAAGAAACATTGCAGATTTTCTGATATTGCCTCAGAAGTTTTTCTGATCAAACCCGAGCACTCTGCTACCCGTGATTTTTTATTAGATAGGATCCAAGAAAATAATAAAGAACTCAAAAATGTGATGGAAATAAATAGTTTAGAAGGAATAAAACAGGGTGTTATTCACGGTTTAGGGATCTCAATTTTATCCCGTTTGTCTATTATGCAAGAATTAAAATCAGGTCTTTTATGTGAAGTTGCATTTGATGATATCCAATTTAGCCGAGGTATTCGTTACTTTCATCATAAAGAAAAGTATATCTCTCCAGCCACTAAGAATTTTTTATCTGTTTTACAATCTCAAGCTCAAATTTTAACGAAAGATATCAATAAATAA
- a CDS encoding VanW family protein, translating to MRRTLSSYHPILYTLRVAQRRLFRSLSWRFSSRTYSRNVQPEQRLSYRYLKHTSKLISRRGESDIQLQYNKITNLKLVEKALDGIVIKSGEYFSFCYLIGKPSYKRGFIDGMQLSYGEARKGVGGGICQASNLIHWLALHSELKVVEKANHSFDPFPDEGRVLPFGSGAAIFYNYVDLVLYNPTPYDYQIRLHVAEHQLEGELLCSEAREYRYHIYEKSSSFIKKGDHVYRCNEIWRDIYTKNNVGAFPELIKSELLYENRVVIKYDIPDEQLS from the coding sequence ATGCGTAGAACACTCTCATCTTATCACCCTATTCTTTATACTTTGAGAGTGGCACAACGTCGTTTATTTCGCTCTCTTAGTTGGCGATTTTCAAGTCGAACATACAGCCGAAACGTTCAACCAGAACAACGACTTTCATACCGTTATCTAAAACACACTTCTAAATTAATTAGTCGCCGTGGCGAAAGTGATATCCAATTACAATACAATAAAATAACGAATCTCAAGTTAGTTGAAAAAGCATTAGATGGTATCGTGATTAAATCGGGAGAGTATTTCTCTTTTTGCTATTTAATCGGTAAACCTAGCTATAAAAGAGGTTTTATTGATGGCATGCAGCTCTCCTATGGTGAAGCAAGAAAAGGTGTAGGCGGTGGAATTTGTCAGGCCAGTAATTTAATACATTGGTTAGCACTACATTCTGAATTAAAAGTGGTCGAGAAAGCTAATCATAGTTTTGATCCCTTTCCTGATGAAGGGAGAGTACTTCCTTTTGGCTCAGGAGCCGCTATTTTTTATAATTATGTAGATTTAGTCTTATATAATCCAACACCTTATGATTACCAAATTAGATTACATGTCGCTGAACATCAGTTAGAAGGCGAACTCCTTTGTAGTGAAGCAAGAGAATATCGTTATCATATTTATGAGAAATCTTCTTCTTTTATCAAAAAAGGAGATCATGTGTATCGTTGTAATGAAATTTGGCGAGATATTTACACTAAAAACAATGTGGGTGCTTTTCCTGAATTAATTAAATCAGAATTATTGTATGAAAATCGTGTTGTCATAAAATATGATATTCCAGATGAACAACTAAGTTAA
- a CDS encoding YebB family permuted papain-like enzyme, whose protein sequence is MKIDYPQKLEVGDIVFTCIGTSLFRQISSASLCWSNHVGIIIGHNGEDYLVAESRVPLSTTTTLTRFINRSAGKRYAIRRLSTQLSDEQKNALVAQVPERLNKLYHTGFKYDSSRQFCSKFVFDIYKSALSIRIGEIETFQELLSKNPNAKLQFWKLWFIGQIPWERTTVTPASLWQHPHLSLVYQSHENINSVC, encoded by the coding sequence ATAAAAATTGATTATCCACAAAAATTAGAAGTTGGTGATATCGTATTTACGTGTATTGGTACCTCTTTATTTCGTCAAATTTCTTCCGCTTCTTTATGCTGGAGTAATCATGTTGGCATTATTATTGGTCATAATGGCGAAGATTATTTAGTTGCCGAAAGTCGAGTTCCACTTTCAACCACAACCACATTAACCCGCTTTATTAACCGCTCTGCGGGTAAACGTTATGCAATACGCCGCCTATCAACACAACTCTCTGATGAGCAAAAAAATGCACTTGTTGCTCAAGTTCCTGAAAGATTAAATAAGCTTTACCACACGGGTTTTAAATACGACTCTTCCCGTCAGTTCTGCTCTAAGTTTGTTTTTGATATTTATAAATCAGCACTCTCTATTCGTATTGGTGAAATAGAAACATTCCAAGAATTATTAAGCAAAAATCCTAATGCCAAATTACAGTTTTGGAAATTATGGTTTATTGGGCAAATACCGTGGGAAAGAACCACTGTCACGCCTGCAAGTTTATGGCAACATCCACATCTCTCTTTAGTTTATCAAAGCCATGAAAATATTAATTCAGTGTGTTAG
- a CDS encoding Dyp-type peroxidase has protein sequence MKYQDVTKSPCENAYFLVFNLIHSPENRDTLIDFCNNFSGLIRSMRTRFPELETSCVMGFGANAWTALFPNQPKPKELNTFKEIKGDTYTAVSTPGDIFFHIRAIKVSACYELASIISQKLKNIVTPVDEVHGFRYFDGRSIIGFVDGTENPEYEDERASYAVIGDEDPEFTGGSYAFVQKYIHDMDAWEKQPLIEQEKVIGRHKFNDVELTDEEKEPGSHNVVTNIQDENGEDLKIVRANMPFSNPSKNEYGTYFIGYARYFSTTNRMLENMFAGTPEGHTDKLLKFSTPVTGTLFFVPSPEFLDDLA, from the coding sequence ATGAAATACCAAGATGTTACGAAATCACCCTGTGAGAATGCTTATTTTTTAGTTTTTAACCTCATCCACTCACCTGAAAACCGCGATACTTTGATCGATTTTTGTAATAATTTTTCGGGTTTGATACGTAGTATGAGAACACGCTTTCCTGAATTGGAAACAAGTTGTGTTATGGGATTCGGTGCAAATGCATGGACTGCGTTATTTCCTAATCAACCAAAACCCAAAGAGCTAAATACCTTTAAAGAAATTAAAGGTGACACTTACACTGCGGTTTCTACTCCGGGCGATATTTTTTTCCATATTCGAGCTATCAAAGTTTCAGCATGTTACGAATTAGCCTCTATCATCAGCCAAAAGCTAAAGAATATTGTTACGCCTGTTGATGAAGTTCATGGGTTTAGATATTTTGATGGGCGTTCTATTATTGGTTTTGTCGATGGAACTGAAAACCCAGAATATGAAGATGAGCGTGCTTCTTATGCCGTTATTGGCGATGAAGATCCTGAATTTACAGGAGGTAGTTACGCCTTTGTACAAAAATATATTCACGATATGGATGCATGGGAAAAACAGCCTCTTATCGAACAAGAGAAAGTTATTGGTAGACACAAATTCAATGATGTGGAGTTAACCGATGAAGAAAAAGAACCCGGTTCACATAATGTTGTCACCAATATTCAAGATGAGAATGGCGAAGATTTAAAAATTGTCAGAGCCAATATGCCTTTTTCCAATCCATCTAAAAATGAATATGGTACTTACTTTATTGGTTATGCACGTTATTTTTCAACAACTAACCGTATGTTAGAAAATATGTTTGCAGGCACACCTGAAGGCCATACAGATAAATTACTTAAATTCAGTACCCCTGTAACGGGCACATTATTCTTTGTTCCATCACCTGAATTTCTCGATGATCTAGCGTAA
- the pbpC gene encoding penicillin-binding protein 1C, translated as MARSKRVLQNILMGGFLVALFCIGFRLFPHPALSEGFLSSTAYYDSNGNLLRLTLANDERYRLWTDLDDISPLMIDSAMRYEDRWFYYHVGFNPYSLIRGFFVSYVYGERLQGGSTITMQLARMHWQLNTRTVGGKFVQVLRAIQLELSYSKHDILEAYFNYAPYGRNIESIGAASLIYFNKNPKELTLPEALTLAVLPQSPSYRIEPNSDGISFSLMKTRNQLYDYWLEEHPNDADLSALFQLPLRLRQPEKMPYIAPHFIEQIEKQEKFNPRKSTTIVTTIDLPLQKLVEKQVDAFIERNKHLGVKNASVILVDTRDMGVKALVGSADYYNVDIHGQVNGTNAKRSPGSTLKPFIYALGLEQGILHPRTMLKDVPSTFGNYAPENFDLRFLGPISATQALNYSRNIPAVSIASQLKSPTLYQFLQMSGISNMASERHYGLSLVLGGGEITVQELAKLYAILANRGQLKPLRMQSTDAIARPIQLLSEEASFITLDMLSQHRRPDDTLAQKSMTLPIYWKTGTSWGFRDAWSSGIFGPYVLVVWIGNFDGKGNSALIGAEAAAPLFFNIIDNMVADYPNLKEPRFKLPENIKQVDICLASGNLPTPWCQRKGKTWFIPGKSPIKVDTIYRPLAIDKVTGDVVCPPYNEDQVKIEIFEYWPSDLAKVFAQAGLPKRTPPSTAHCKNGDMAITGMPPRILSPLRNTTYTLRRTSSPNTSIVFNATTDNDSNIIYWFVDDAYLGNSTNQRSIEWYPKESGRYRIRAVDDKGRADTRNIRVDIIGVINKQEIEAH; from the coding sequence ATGGCGAGAAGCAAGCGAGTTTTACAAAATATATTGATGGGGGGCTTTTTAGTCGCCCTCTTTTGTATAGGATTTCGCCTGTTTCCACATCCAGCACTATCAGAAGGTTTTTTATCTTCAACAGCCTATTATGATAGCAATGGAAATTTATTACGTTTAACACTGGCTAACGATGAACGTTATCGGCTATGGACTGATTTAGACGATATTTCGCCCTTAATGATAGATAGTGCTATGCGATATGAAGATCGCTGGTTTTATTATCATGTTGGATTTAATCCTTACAGCTTAATTCGGGGGTTTTTTGTCAGTTATGTTTATGGTGAGCGATTGCAAGGTGGCTCCACAATTACAATGCAACTGGCTCGTATGCACTGGCAATTAAATACACGTACTGTCGGGGGAAAATTTGTTCAGGTATTACGGGCTATTCAATTAGAACTCAGTTATTCAAAACATGATATTTTAGAAGCTTATTTCAACTACGCCCCTTATGGGCGAAATATAGAAAGCATTGGTGCTGCAAGCCTGATTTACTTTAATAAAAATCCTAAAGAATTAACATTACCTGAAGCGTTAACACTTGCCGTATTACCTCAATCACCAAGTTATCGAATCGAACCAAATAGTGATGGTATTAGCTTTTCTTTAATGAAAACGCGTAACCAGCTTTACGATTATTGGTTGGAAGAACATCCTAACGATGCCGATTTATCTGCACTATTTCAATTACCACTGCGACTACGCCAGCCTGAAAAAATGCCCTATATAGCACCTCATTTCATCGAGCAAATTGAAAAACAGGAAAAGTTTAATCCAAGAAAGTCCACCACTATAGTCACAACGATTGATCTCCCATTACAAAAATTAGTTGAAAAACAAGTTGATGCATTTATTGAACGAAATAAACACCTTGGTGTTAAAAATGCTTCGGTGATCCTTGTTGATACACGAGATATGGGCGTTAAAGCGCTAGTTGGTTCGGCTGATTATTATAATGTTGATATTCATGGGCAGGTTAATGGTACTAATGCGAAGCGTTCACCGGGATCAACATTAAAGCCTTTTATCTATGCATTAGGGCTAGAACAAGGCATTTTACATCCTCGAACAATGTTAAAAGATGTACCTTCTACTTTTGGTAACTATGCACCAGAAAACTTTGATTTACGCTTTTTAGGGCCGATTTCTGCCACTCAAGCGTTAAATTACAGCCGAAATATCCCTGCCGTGTCGATAGCCTCTCAACTGAAAAGTCCAACGCTTTACCAGTTTCTACAAATGTCAGGTATCAGCAATATGGCGAGTGAAAGGCATTACGGTCTATCACTAGTGTTAGGGGGCGGTGAAATTACAGTACAAGAATTAGCAAAACTCTATGCAATATTAGCCAATCGAGGTCAACTGAAACCGTTAAGAATGCAAAGTACGGATGCTATTGCTAGACCTATTCAGTTATTAAGTGAGGAAGCGAGTTTTATTACACTGGATATGCTAAGCCAACATCGAAGACCTGATGATACATTGGCACAAAAATCGATGACATTACCCATTTATTGGAAAACTGGAACATCGTGGGGATTTCGAGATGCATGGAGTAGTGGGATCTTTGGACCTTATGTTTTAGTTGTTTGGATAGGTAATTTTGATGGAAAAGGGAATAGTGCATTAATCGGAGCTGAAGCAGCCGCACCTCTATTTTTTAACATCATAGATAATATGGTTGCAGATTATCCGAATTTAAAAGAGCCTAGATTTAAGCTTCCTGAAAATATTAAACAAGTCGATATTTGTTTGGCGAGTGGTAATTTACCTACGCCATGGTGTCAACGTAAAGGTAAAACATGGTTTATTCCCGGTAAATCACCCATTAAAGTTGATACAATTTATCGACCTCTAGCAATTGATAAAGTGACGGGAGACGTTGTTTGTCCGCCCTATAATGAAGATCAGGTTAAGATTGAAATTTTTGAATATTGGCCTTCTGATTTAGCTAAAGTATTTGCTCAAGCTGGGCTGCCAAAGCGAACACCGCCTTCTACTGCTCATTGTAAAAATGGAGATATGGCAATTACAGGAATGCCGCCTCGTATATTATCACCATTACGCAATACCACTTATACGTTAAGACGTACTTCATCACCAAACACATCAATTGTATTTAATGCAACAACAGATAATGATAGCAATATTATTTATTGGTTTGTTGATGATGCTTATTTAGGAAATAGTACAAATCAACGTTCAATAGAGTGGTATCCGAAAGAGAGTGGTCGCTACCGTATTCGTGCAGTAGACGATAAAGGAAGAGCGGATACACGAAATATTCGTGTTGATATTATTGGTGTGATTAATAAACAAGAAATCGAGGCACATTAA